The Torulaspora globosa chromosome 8, complete sequence genome segment ACGATTTCGCTCACATCGAGGATCCTCTagagagaagaaggctggcgctgaagaagatcgaTGACGCCAGCTTTGGCTGGTACCACGTGCGTGCCATTCTGGTGGCAGGTGTTGGTTTCTTGACCGACTCTTACGATATCTTTGCGATCAACTTGGGTATCGCGATGTTGACGTATGTGTTCTGGGAGGGAAATATGCCAAGCTCGACCAACACTCTGTTGAAGGTTTCTACCTCTGTCGGTACTGTTATCGGTCAGTTGGGTTTTGGTTTGATGGGTGATATCATCGGTCGTAAGAAGGTGTATGGTATCGAGTTGATCATTATGATTTCTGCTACCATCCTGCAGTGTACGGCTGGTCATTCTCCCGGTGTCAGTTTTGTCGCCGTGTTGACTTTCTACCGTATCATTATGGGTATTGGTATTGGTGGTGACTACCCATTGTCCTCTATTATCACGTCTGAATTTGCTACCACCAAGTGGAGAGGTGCCATCATGGGTGCTGTCTTTGCTAACCAGGCTTTCGGTCAACTTGCCGCTGGTATCATTGCTTTGATCCTGGTTGCCGCTTACAAGAGCGAGTTGGTTAATGTGAAGAATGGGAAGCAGTGTGGTCCTTCTTGTCAGAAAGCCTGTGACCAGATGTGGAGAATTTTGATCGGTTTGGGTGCTGTTCCAGGTGCCATTGCCCTTTACTTCAGATTGACCATCCCAGAATCACCACGTTACTCTCTGGACATCAACGCCGACTTGAGCAAGGGTACCGCTGATATTGGTAAGTTTGTTTCTGGTGAATATGGTGACGCAGAGGCTGACCAAATTCAGCGTCTGGAAAGAGCTCCAACCGCTGTGGAAGCTGTCGACATTCAACCACCAAAGGCATCTTTCAAGGATTTCTGCACACATTTCGGCAAATGGAAATACGGTAAGATCTTGTTGGGTACCGCTGGTTCGTGGTTCTGTCTGGATGTTGCCTTCTACGGTTTGGGTCTAAATACCGCCGTCATTTTACAAACCATCGGTTACGCCGGTAGCGAGAACATCTACAAGAAACTTTACAACACTGCTGTTGGTAACCTGATCTTGATTTGTGCTGGTTCCCTGCCGGGCTACTGGGTCTCCGTCTTCACGATGGATATCATCGGCAGAAAACCAATTCAGCTGTTcggtttcttcattttgacCGTGTTGTTCTGTGTCATTGGTTTCGCTTACCACAAGCTTAGCGATGGAGGCTTGCTGGGGTTGTACATCGTGtgtcaattcttccaaaactTCGGCCCAAACACTACCACTTTCGTTGTTCCAGGTGAATGTTTCCCAACCAGATACAGATCCACCGCTCATGGTATCTCTGCTGCATCCGGTAAGGTCGGTGCTATCATTGCACAAACCGCTCTAGGTACTTTGATCAACCACAACTGTGCCAAAGATGGCAAGAAGCAGAACTGTTGGTTGCCACATGTCATGGAAATTTTCGCTCTATTCATGCTTGTCGGTCTTTTCCTTTCGTTCCTAATTCCAGAAACCAAGAGAATGACTTTGGAAGAGGTTTCTGAGAAATACCACGACGAAATTGATCCTTCTGCTTACAGGGGTGCTGTTGCTGGTTCCAACCAGACTTCCGCCGACTCTACCGAATTGGAACACGTCTAAACCTGATGGATTCAAAATTCAAAATTCTGGTAATTTGAAAGTAGTCATCCATCTGATCATTGTGAAAGAGGTATTCTATCCTTTACTCTTCTGGCTTTGGCTTTTTGACATAAAAATCTCAAATGAGCTTGGCATTCACTTCCGCAAATTGCCCCAGGAAGCAATCACATACATTCGATCAATTATGTACATTAGTGAGTTGGGTTGTTAATAATATGAACTTTAATCATCTATTCATCTTAACTCAAGAGCCTGATCTTGGCCATATTAAAGGTCTTGTCAACAACAGATGTCCGAAAAGTCTCCCTGTCCGAGAAGACAGGAAAGTTACCCGGAGTTAGATTCATCAGCTTTTTGTGGCAAAACGTAAACAAGAGAAGTTTGAAGGTTACAAACACAACAAACAAGACACCATCAACAGTGCTTGTGGTTAACCAGTTCAAGACTGATCTAAGGGATCTCAAGTACAGGCGTGAGGAATCCGAAGCGTAGGAAACAATGCGGGAGGTCATTAGTATCAATGGTATGTTATCTGAATGCTTCACCAGTTACCTCGAGTCGtgagatcaagaaagcgaAATTCGCGATTAACGCGTTTCATCTGTCGAAAGGCAGCGTTACATTTATGGGACAGAAGTTGACTTGAGGGTTGACAGCTTTAGAAGTTTGATCACTAACAAATGTTTTAATCAGTCGGCCAAGCAGGTTGTCAAATCGGTAATGCTTGCTGGGAGTTATACTCCCTGGAGCATGGCATTAGACCAGATGGATACTTACAGGAAGGATTAACGAAACCAAAAGGgggagaagaaggattTTCAACGTTTTTCTATGAAACCGGTTCTGGTAAGTACGTTCCACGTGCTGTTTACGTGGATTTAGAACCCaatgtcatcgatgagGTGCGTACTGGACCATACAAAGACCTGTTCCACCCTGAGCAATTGATTAATGGTAAAGAAGATGCAGCGAATAACTATGCTCGTGGTCATTACACTGTAGGAAgagagctgctggatgatatCCTCGATAGAATAAGAAAGATTTCCGATCAGTGTGATGGGCTACAGGGTTTCTTGTTTACTCACTCACTTGGGGGTGGTACAGGTTCCGGTCTAGGTTCCCTACTCTTGGAACAGTTATCTATCGATTACGGAAAGAAATCCAAATTGGAGTTTGCTGTTTACCCAGCTCCACAAGTTTCTACATCCGTTGTAGAACCGTACAACACCGTGCTAACTACCCACACTACTTTGGAACATGCGGATTGTACTTTTATGGTTGATAATGAGGCGATCTATGACATGTGTAAGAAAAATCTGGACATTTCGAGGCCAAGCTTCGCAAATTTGAATAATCTCATTGCC includes the following:
- the PHO84 gene encoding phosphate transporter PHO84 (ancestral locus Anc_8.858) — translated: MSEMKDGEIHHEVREKNITKGGNAAFHNFINDFAHIEDPLERRRLALKKIDDASFGWYHVRAILVAGVGFLTDSYDIFAINLGIAMLTYVFWEGNMPSSTNTLLKVSTSVGTVIGQLGFGLMGDIIGRKKVYGIELIIMISATILQCTAGHSPGVSFVAVLTFYRIIMGIGIGGDYPLSSIITSEFATTKWRGAIMGAVFANQAFGQLAAGIIALILVAAYKSELVNVKNGKQCGPSCQKACDQMWRILIGLGAVPGAIALYFRLTIPESPRYSLDINADLSKGTADIGKFVSGEYGDAEADQIQRLERAPTAVEAVDIQPPKASFKDFCTHFGKWKYGKILLGTAGSWFCLDVAFYGLGLNTAVILQTIGYAGSENIYKKLYNTAVGNLILICAGSLPGYWVSVFTMDIIGRKPIQLFGFFILTVLFCVIGFAYHKLSDGGLLGLYIVCQFFQNFGPNTTTFVVPGECFPTRYRSTAHGISAASGKVGAIIAQTALGTLINHNCAKDGKKQNCWLPHVMEIFALFMLVGLFLSFLIPETKRMTLEEVSEKYHDEIDPSAYRGAVAGSNQTSADSTELEHV